Proteins encoded in a region of the Aquipuribacter hungaricus genome:
- a CDS encoding ribonuclease Z has translation MVRELVVLGTASQVPTRARNHNGYLLRWDGEGVLVDPGEGTQRQMTYADVSASSVTRVCLTHLHGDHCLGLPGVVQRMALDGVAREVPVHFPAGGEAHVAALLASSAHVETLQVRPAPVPPTPAPGVVVADGAAWTLTAVALDHRVPTVGYRLQEADGVRMLPERLAALSVAGPDVGRLQREGVVEMGGRRVALDEVSEPRPGQSVAVVMDTRACDGALALARGVDLLVCESTFLDADRDLAERYGHLTARQAGELAARAGARRLVLTHFSQRYGDSGEPFLAEAQQVHDDVVAAEDGMRVAVPRRR, from the coding sequence GTGGTCCGCGAGCTGGTCGTCCTGGGCACCGCCTCGCAGGTGCCCACCCGCGCGCGCAACCACAACGGCTACCTGCTGCGCTGGGACGGCGAGGGCGTGCTCGTCGACCCGGGGGAGGGCACCCAGCGGCAGATGACGTACGCCGACGTGTCCGCGTCGTCGGTGACGCGCGTCTGTCTCACGCACCTGCACGGCGACCATTGCCTGGGCCTGCCCGGCGTGGTCCAGCGGATGGCCCTGGACGGCGTGGCGCGCGAGGTGCCGGTCCACTTCCCGGCCGGCGGCGAGGCGCACGTGGCGGCCCTGCTCGCCTCCAGCGCCCACGTGGAGACCCTGCAGGTACGGCCCGCGCCGGTCCCGCCGACGCCGGCCCCCGGCGTGGTCGTGGCCGACGGCGCGGCGTGGACGCTCACCGCCGTCGCGCTGGACCACCGGGTGCCGACGGTCGGCTACCGGCTGCAGGAGGCCGACGGCGTCCGCATGCTGCCGGAGCGGCTGGCCGCCCTCAGCGTCGCCGGCCCGGACGTCGGCCGGCTGCAGCGGGAGGGGGTGGTCGAGATGGGCGGTCGGCGGGTGGCGCTGGACGAGGTCAGCGAACCGCGGCCCGGCCAGTCGGTCGCCGTCGTCATGGACACCCGTGCCTGCGACGGCGCCCTCGCGCTCGCCCGGGGCGTCGACCTGCTCGTCTGCGAGTCCACGTTCCTGGACGCCGACCGCGACCTCGCCGAGCGCTACGGCCACCTCACCGCCCGGCAGGCCGGCGAGCTCGCCGCCCGCGCCGGGGCCCGCCGGCTCGTCCTCACCCACTTCTCCCAGCGCTACGGCGACTCCGGCGAGCCGTTCCTCGCCGAGGCGCAGCAGGTCCACGACGACGTCGTGGCGGCGGAGGACGGGATGCGCGTCGCGGTGCCGCGCCGGCGGTGA
- a CDS encoding helix-turn-helix transcriptional regulator translates to MTSSGRDLAAALDFAAEAATVQDGEDVTGVLLPALCRLVDAPGAVVHEVDLAVAAEYNLFWPEALADGAVLAAYAAVMRSHPFFRLAVAGAELEGVRISDLMPRQQWRSSEVYGEALRFLWAEDQMTTFLSRQGTRAQGLSVVTDGRPFTERQRRLMLLVRPHVRAAVRRTHHPGASHRVLQVGTPSTWLAAPCGTSAATVVPGPRLTPAEQRVLTEAAAGLTSAQIARRVGAAPRTVEKHLEHAYGKLGVTNRVAALQVLGVPRQASPGDPRPTVVLPGCVLAG, encoded by the coding sequence ATGACGTCGTCCGGCCGCGACCTGGCCGCCGCGCTCGACTTCGCCGCCGAGGCCGCCACCGTGCAGGACGGCGAGGACGTGACCGGCGTCCTGCTCCCCGCCCTGTGCCGGCTGGTCGACGCGCCCGGCGCCGTCGTCCACGAGGTCGACCTGGCGGTGGCCGCCGAGTACAACCTGTTCTGGCCCGAGGCCCTGGCCGACGGCGCGGTGCTCGCCGCCTATGCCGCCGTCATGCGCTCCCACCCGTTCTTCCGGCTCGCGGTCGCCGGCGCCGAGCTCGAGGGGGTCAGGATCTCCGACCTCATGCCGCGGCAGCAGTGGCGCTCCAGCGAGGTGTACGGCGAGGCGCTGCGGTTCCTGTGGGCCGAGGACCAGATGACGACGTTCCTGTCGCGGCAGGGCACGCGCGCCCAGGGCCTCAGCGTGGTGACCGACGGCCGGCCGTTCACCGAGCGGCAGCGCCGGCTGATGCTGCTCGTCCGGCCGCACGTGCGTGCCGCGGTGCGGCGCACCCACCACCCGGGCGCCTCTCACCGGGTGCTGCAGGTCGGCACGCCGTCGACGTGGCTCGCCGCGCCCTGCGGCACGAGCGCGGCGACCGTCGTCCCGGGCCCGCGCCTGACGCCCGCCGAGCAGCGTGTCCTCACCGAGGCCGCCGCCGGGCTGACCAGCGCCCAGATCGCCCGGCGGGTCGGCGCGGCCCCCCGCACGGTGGAGAAGCACCTGGAGCACGCCTACGGCAAGCTCGGCGTCACCAACCGCGTCGCGGCGCTGCAGGTCCTCGGCGTGCCGCGGCAGGCCTCCCCCGGCGACCCGCGGCCGACGGTCGTCCTCCCCGGGTGCGTGCTGGCCGGCTGA
- a CDS encoding DeoR/GlpR family DNA-binding transcription regulator has product MSRRRDITVLLQQQGFASVRSLADAFGVDTSTVRRDLEKLEAQGLVERTHGGVVPVRREEPAVQGPPPGTHQPEKEAIGAAMAERVLEGQTIILDSGSTTLEVARHLTHSRLTVVTHDLRVGLEIASKPSIHLVFIGGELLPSGLAMWGPTSVQQIETMRVNVAIFGADTVTDDGIFSTSSYETELKRKMRSVASEAFFVADSSKFGREALFRVFGFEDFTAGITDATLDPIRAARFPVPIIRAPLPAPVGPQRSSALRSPQPRRTVSR; this is encoded by the coding sequence ATGTCGCGCCGTCGGGACATCACCGTGCTGCTCCAGCAGCAGGGCTTCGCGAGCGTCCGCTCGCTCGCCGACGCCTTCGGGGTCGACACCTCGACCGTGCGGCGGGACCTGGAGAAGCTCGAGGCCCAAGGCCTGGTCGAGCGCACCCACGGCGGGGTCGTGCCGGTACGGCGCGAGGAGCCCGCGGTGCAGGGCCCCCCGCCCGGCACCCACCAGCCGGAGAAGGAGGCCATCGGCGCGGCCATGGCCGAACGGGTCCTCGAGGGCCAGACGATCATCCTGGACTCCGGCTCCACGACGCTCGAGGTCGCGCGCCACCTCACGCACTCCCGGCTGACGGTGGTCACCCACGACCTGCGCGTCGGCCTGGAGATCGCGAGCAAGCCGTCGATCCACCTGGTCTTCATCGGCGGCGAGCTGCTGCCGAGCGGGCTGGCCATGTGGGGCCCGACGTCGGTCCAGCAGATCGAGACCATGCGGGTCAACGTGGCGATCTTCGGCGCGGACACCGTCACCGACGACGGCATCTTCTCGACGTCCAGCTACGAGACCGAGCTCAAGCGCAAGATGCGCTCGGTGGCCAGCGAGGCGTTCTTCGTGGCCGACAGCAGCAAGTTCGGCCGCGAGGCGCTGTTCCGGGTGTTCGGGTTCGAGGACTTCACCGCGGGCATCACCGACGCCACGCTCGACCCCATCCGAGCGGCGCGCTTCCCCGTGCCCATCATCCGCGCGCCCCTGCCGGCACCGGTGGGCCCTCAGCGCAGCAGCGCGCTGCGCTCCCCCCAGCCGCGGCGGACCGTCTCGCGCTGA